A stretch of Rhizobium sp. TH2 DNA encodes these proteins:
- a CDS encoding type II toxin-antitoxin system Phd/YefM family antitoxin, with product MKLSVAEADGQLAELVRLAERGAEVVLTEDGKEVARIVPSAQPKQTREEKRALFEEIRRMAEARGPYIGPSAARSQDYLYDELGLPK from the coding sequence ATGAAACTGTCCGTAGCCGAAGCAGATGGGCAATTGGCAGAATTGGTGCGCCTTGCAGAACGGGGCGCTGAAGTCGTACTCACGGAAGACGGCAAGGAAGTCGCACGAATTGTCCCTTCCGCTCAACCGAAGCAGACGCGAGAGGAAAAGCGGGCGCTGTTTGAAGAAATTCGGCGAATGGCGGAGGCGCGAGGCCCCTATATCGGCCCCAGCGCGGCGCGTAGCCAGGATTATCTCTACGATGAGCTCGGCCTGCCGAAATGA
- a CDS encoding type II toxin-antitoxin system VapC family toxin: MIVIDTSALMAIVINESEAAECKKAIEDADEILISAATLTEMVIVAAGKNLTAEVEKLLGRLVHEVVPVTKESAYQTGKAYLKWGKGFHPAGLNFGDCFAYQLAKERNCPLLFVGNDFSRTDIVSALSHEDRA, translated from the coding sequence ATGATCGTCATAGATACATCGGCCCTCATGGCGATTGTCATCAACGAATCCGAAGCAGCAGAGTGCAAGAAAGCAATCGAGGACGCCGATGAGATCTTGATTTCCGCTGCTACACTTACTGAAATGGTGATCGTAGCAGCAGGCAAGAATCTGACCGCAGAAGTAGAAAAACTACTAGGGAGATTGGTACACGAGGTTGTTCCGGTCACGAAGGAATCCGCATATCAAACAGGCAAGGCGTATCTAAAGTGGGGCAAGGGCTTTCATCCGGCAGGCTTGAACTTCGGTGATTGCTTTGCCTACCAACTGGCTAAGGAGCGAAATTGCCCGTTGCTTTTCGTCGGCAACGATTTCTCGAGAACCGATATCGTATCTGCCCTCTCTCATGAGGATCGTGCGTAG
- a CDS encoding YnfA family protein yields MTYLIYAAAAFAEIAGCFAFWAWLKLDKSPLWLAPGMVSLALFAWLLTFIPVEAAGRAYAAYGGVYITASILWLWLVEGQRPDRWDLTGLVVCLIGSAIILLPSRT; encoded by the coding sequence ATGACCTATCTCATCTATGCCGCCGCAGCGTTCGCCGAAATCGCCGGATGCTTCGCCTTCTGGGCCTGGCTCAAGCTCGACAAATCGCCGCTTTGGCTCGCGCCCGGGATGGTGTCGCTGGCGCTCTTCGCCTGGCTGCTGACGTTCATACCCGTTGAAGCCGCCGGCCGCGCCTATGCGGCCTATGGCGGCGTCTACATCACGGCATCCATTTTGTGGCTTTGGCTCGTGGAAGGACAACGCCCCGACAGGTGGGACCTGACGGGGCTGGTGGTCTGCCTTATCGGCAGCGCGATCATTCTATTGCCGTCGAGGACGTGA
- a CDS encoding aminotransferase produces MAAKREFDDFNDNTPAGVDAMAEKHLVQPWPVSGSIGAEARGFIESGEGIYVTDHTGRRLIDGPAGMWCVNVGHRNKELAQVMHDQAMALSYNSPWYTTNQPSAVLAKRLAGLAPEGLGHVFYTTGGSSAVETALRFMQFYNNVKGRPEKKMIVSREGGYHGSTYLSASLNGRPRDHDWMDSAREQILKLSCPNPFRRSAGMTEAEFTDFLVAEFRALIEKVGADKIGAFIGEPIMASGGVIVPPEGYWPRMRALCTEFDILFIMDEVVTAFGRLGHVFAADEAFGVKPDMITFAKGVTSGYFPLGGVMIASRLFEELRQSNHNDAMFAHGLTYSSHPIGCAVALKNLDILEEGLLDYAQSISGHFQSRLKALEDLPLVGEVRGRGLMAGIECVADHVSNNPLTLDLEVGKRIDKHCQELGLLVRPLINMCVMSPPLTISIAQIDEMADILRKSIVITQDELVREGLWKG; encoded by the coding sequence ATGGCGGCCAAACGGGAATTTGACGATTTCAACGACAACACCCCCGCTGGCGTGGATGCAATGGCCGAGAAGCACCTCGTGCAGCCCTGGCCGGTTTCGGGGTCGATCGGCGCCGAAGCCCGTGGCTTCATCGAGAGCGGCGAGGGCATCTATGTCACCGATCACACCGGCCGCCGCCTGATCGACGGCCCCGCCGGCATGTGGTGCGTCAATGTCGGCCATCGCAACAAGGAACTCGCCCAGGTCATGCATGACCAGGCGATGGCGCTGTCCTACAATTCGCCCTGGTACACGACGAACCAGCCGTCCGCCGTGCTGGCCAAGCGGCTCGCCGGTCTTGCGCCTGAGGGTCTCGGCCACGTCTTTTACACGACGGGCGGCTCGTCGGCGGTCGAGACGGCGCTGCGCTTCATGCAGTTTTACAACAATGTAAAGGGCCGGCCGGAGAAGAAGATGATCGTCTCCCGCGAGGGCGGCTATCACGGCTCGACCTATCTCTCGGCCTCGCTCAACGGCCGCCCGCGCGACCATGACTGGATGGATTCGGCGCGCGAACAGATACTGAAACTCTCCTGCCCCAATCCGTTCCGCCGGTCCGCCGGCATGACGGAAGCCGAGTTTACGGATTTCCTCGTCGCCGAATTCCGGGCGCTGATCGAAAAGGTCGGCGCCGACAAGATCGGCGCCTTCATCGGCGAACCGATCATGGCCTCGGGTGGCGTGATCGTGCCGCCGGAGGGCTACTGGCCGCGCATGCGGGCGCTGTGCACCGAGTTCGATATCCTCTTCATCATGGATGAAGTCGTCACCGCCTTCGGCCGCCTCGGCCATGTCTTCGCGGCCGACGAAGCGTTCGGCGTCAAGCCCGACATGATCACCTTCGCCAAGGGCGTCACGTCGGGCTATTTTCCGCTCGGCGGCGTGATGATCGCATCCAGACTGTTCGAGGAACTGCGCCAGTCCAACCATAATGACGCGATGTTCGCGCACGGCCTGACCTATTCCAGCCATCCGATCGGTTGCGCCGTGGCGCTGAAGAATCTCGACATTCTCGAAGAAGGCCTACTCGACTATGCGCAGTCGATCTCCGGGCATTTCCAGAGCCGGCTCAAGGCGCTCGAAGACCTGCCGCTGGTGGGCGAGGTGCGTGGGCGCGGCCTGATGGCAGGCATCGAATGTGTCGCCGACCATGTCAGCAACAATCCGCTGACGCTCGATCTCGAAGTGGGAAAACGCATCGACAAGCATTGCCAGGAGCTTGGCCTGCTGGTGCGGCCGCTGATCAACATGTGCGTGATGAGCCCGCCGCTGACCATCTCCATCGCCCAGATAGACGAGATGGCCGATATCCTGCGCAAGAGCATTGTGATCACGCAAGATGAATTGGTGCGGGAAGGGCTTTGGAAGGGGTGA
- a CDS encoding aminomethyltransferase family protein — protein MNQTVPTGRRPGDILTPLLETPFHQRLEALNINNDWYHWSGYKAPHSLADEELEYFAIRSTAALFDISPMTKYRIEGPGAEAFCNRLTLRDVRKLGVGRVHYTAWCDDHGHVLDDGTLFRLAPKRFRLCSQERHLPWLLDSAEGFDVRITDESTEIAGLALQGPTSWAVLRDAGFEGVDKLKVFQLAEFPHEGGTVVISRTGFTGDLGYELFCHRDQALSLWDRLAAVGEKNRMRAIGYAALNHARIEAGFIVANADFVTSETALREDRLRLPDEIGLDWMIDLDKPNFNGRNAIVKAREKKTLKHILVGLEVEGNVAGPLSLIYHNKRKECGIVTASAWSPLLKKNIAIASLTRPYGNRITDDLSVEIYALRELNYSKLMKRVKIVPRPFIKLDRRGANPPGLM, from the coding sequence ATGAACCAGACCGTACCAACCGGCCGCCGTCCGGGCGACATCCTGACGCCGCTACTCGAAACGCCCTTCCATCAACGGCTCGAAGCGCTGAATATCAACAACGACTGGTATCACTGGTCGGGCTATAAGGCGCCGCATTCGCTCGCCGACGAGGAACTCGAATATTTTGCCATCCGCTCGACGGCGGCTTTGTTCGATATCTCGCCGATGACAAAGTACCGGATCGAGGGTCCCGGTGCTGAAGCTTTCTGCAACCGGCTGACGCTCCGCGATGTGCGCAAGCTGGGCGTCGGCCGCGTACACTACACGGCCTGGTGCGACGACCACGGCCATGTGCTGGACGATGGCACGCTGTTCCGGCTCGCGCCGAAGCGTTTTCGCCTGTGTTCGCAGGAGCGGCATCTGCCGTGGCTGCTCGATAGTGCCGAAGGCTTCGATGTCAGGATCACCGACGAGAGCACCGAGATTGCCGGCTTGGCGCTGCAAGGGCCGACCTCTTGGGCGGTGCTGCGCGATGCAGGTTTCGAGGGCGTCGACAAGCTGAAGGTTTTCCAGCTTGCGGAATTCCCGCACGAAGGTGGCACGGTGGTGATCTCGCGCACCGGCTTCACGGGCGATCTCGGCTACGAATTGTTCTGCCATCGCGATCAGGCACTCAGCCTCTGGGATCGCCTCGCGGCCGTGGGCGAGAAGAACCGCATGCGGGCGATCGGCTATGCCGCGCTCAACCATGCGCGCATCGAGGCGGGCTTCATCGTGGCGAACGCGGATTTCGTAACATCGGAAACGGCGCTCCGCGAGGATCGTCTCAGATTGCCCGACGAGATTGGGCTCGACTGGATGATCGATCTCGACAAGCCGAACTTCAACGGCCGCAATGCCATCGTCAAGGCGCGCGAGAAGAAGACGCTGAAGCACATCCTCGTTGGCCTCGAGGTCGAGGGCAATGTCGCAGGGCCGCTGTCGCTGATCTATCACAACAAGCGCAAGGAATGCGGCATCGTCACCGCCTCGGCCTGGTCGCCGCTGCTCAAGAAGAACATCGCGATCGCCAGCCTCACCCGGCCCTATGGCAACCGGATCACTGATGATCTCTCGGTCGAGATCTATGCGCTGCGCGAGCTCAATTACAGCAAGCTGATGAAGCGGGTGAAAATCGTGCCACGACCCTTTATCAAGCTCGATCGACGCGGCGCCAATCCGCCCGGCCTGATGTGA
- a CDS encoding NAD(P)/FAD-dependent oxidoreductase, whose translation MTSFDAIIIGGGHNGLVAAGLLAKAGRKVVVLEASGALGGAARGHEFAPGYRTGGLAHIVNRLSPHVVKELGLDTSLFTTELAPTVVLDPERGPAVLRGAYGETVDGVALEEGKAFATMRKKLMMQASILGRFLAKRPPRPGEAGVKEFIDLGLTGLSLIRQGRDEARDFARMALMNVADIADEYLTDDRLKALIAFDAVLGIHLGPRSPTSLLGLYYRLTGEALVRTGGQFVPKGGMGSIVAALEQAAKRYGVEIRLNAPVAKIVSDKGKATGVVLASGEEIGAKAIVSAIHPVTTLRNLVAPGEIDTHLSMSLKHIRSKGDTAKLHLALDKIPEFMGVSHGDLKGRLVIARSVRHVEDAFNPSKYGEFSPDPVMEITLPSLTDPSLAPAGGAVLSANVQYAPYDLKEGWEAGKPKFLAAIMAVLERHAPGIGASVKASELLTPVDIERDFNMPGGHWHHGELQVDQLLINRPTFAVSGYDTPLDGLYLGSAGSHPGGGISGLPGRNAARHILSRRGT comes from the coding sequence ATGACATCCTTTGACGCAATCATCATCGGCGGCGGGCACAACGGGCTGGTCGCCGCAGGCCTGCTCGCCAAGGCCGGCCGCAAGGTCGTGGTTCTGGAGGCATCCGGCGCGCTTGGCGGTGCTGCGCGTGGCCATGAATTCGCGCCCGGCTATCGCACTGGCGGCCTTGCGCACATCGTCAACCGGCTGTCGCCTCATGTGGTGAAGGAACTGGGGCTCGATACTTCGCTGTTCACCACGGAGCTTGCGCCGACTGTCGTGCTTGATCCCGAACGCGGACCGGCAGTGCTGCGTGGTGCCTATGGCGAAACGGTGGATGGCGTGGCGCTAGAAGAGGGCAAGGCCTTCGCAACGATGCGCAAGAAGCTGATGATGCAGGCGAGCATTCTCGGCCGGTTTCTGGCCAAGCGTCCGCCTCGGCCCGGCGAGGCTGGCGTCAAGGAATTCATCGATCTCGGCTTGACGGGTCTAAGCCTGATCCGCCAGGGCCGCGATGAGGCGCGCGATTTCGCCCGCATGGCGCTGATGAACGTCGCCGACATCGCCGACGAATACCTGACCGACGACCGGCTGAAGGCGTTGATCGCTTTCGATGCGGTGCTCGGCATTCATCTAGGCCCGCGTTCGCCAACTTCATTGCTCGGCCTTTACTATCGTCTCACCGGCGAGGCGCTGGTCCGGACCGGCGGTCAGTTCGTGCCGAAGGGTGGGATGGGTTCCATCGTTGCCGCGCTTGAACAAGCAGCGAAGCGGTATGGCGTTGAGATACGCCTGAATGCGCCGGTCGCGAAAATCGTCTCGGACAAGGGCAAGGCGACAGGCGTGGTGCTTGCCAGCGGCGAGGAGATCGGCGCCAAGGCGATCGTCTCGGCGATCCATCCGGTGACGACGTTACGCAATTTGGTGGCGCCGGGCGAGATCGACACGCATCTGTCGATGAGCCTCAAGCATATCCGCAGCAAGGGCGACACCGCCAAGCTGCATCTGGCACTCGACAAGATTCCGGAATTCATGGGGGTCAGCCACGGCGATCTCAAGGGCCGGCTGGTGATCGCGCGCTCGGTGCGGCACGTCGAGGATGCGTTCAACCCGTCAAAATATGGCGAGTTTTCGCCCGATCCGGTGATGGAAATCACGCTGCCGAGCCTGACCGATCCGTCGCTGGCGCCAGCAGGCGGAGCGGTGCTGTCGGCAAATGTACAGTATGCGCCTTACGATTTGAAAGAGGGCTGGGAGGCCGGCAAGCCGAAATTCCTCGCCGCCATCATGGCCGTGTTGGAGCGGCATGCGCCCGGTATCGGCGCTTCGGTCAAGGCGAGCGAATTGCTGACGCCGGTCGATATCGAGCGCGACTTCAATATGCCTGGCGGCCACTGGCATCACGGCGAGTTGCAAGTCGATCAGCTTCTCATCAACCGGCCGACATTCGCCGTCTCGGGCTATGACACGCCGCTCGACGGCCTCTACCTCGGCAGCGCCGGCAGCCATCCCGGCGGCGGTATTTCAGGCCTGCCTGGCCGCAATGCCGCACGCCACATATTGTCCCGGAGGGGAACATGA
- a CDS encoding NAD(P)/FAD-dependent oxidoreductase, producing MKTYDAVIIGGGHNGLVTAGYLQRAGLEVCVVEKNGWVGGAATSRELSKGVYYSNCSYVCSLFRPEIMRDLELPKHGLQIVAYEGGAVLDRDGGYLASYRDHDQHRREFARYSARDAEAYERYARDVTRQCRFIQPLLMRTAPDPFSFKPRDIGELMFLARKMGEFSPEQMAQTLRFWTMSISDFLDEYFETDIIKAYLAISGIIGTALGPMSPGTAYVLLHHYMGEVDGSVGAWGYARGGMGAVTRSLASSFQAAGGTIKTDAEVSKVIVKNGRAAGVALASGEEVLGKLTISNADVKRTFLKLVDEKDLPEKFVHRVKHFKMRGSSGKVNIALDGMPEFPALPKGSTCVKGDLHFTDSVERIERAYDDWKAGRWSDDPFLDAMIPTTLDPTMAEPGKHFMSCFVQYCPPKVEGKDWTDADRDAFAETVVSQIADYSPGFRDRILHMEVRTPRELEAEVGLTEGNIFQGELTFDQLLFNRPVPGYAQYRSPIDGLYMCGSSTHPGGGVMGAPGRNAAAEVLRDLKKSRDHMSPAHDIL from the coding sequence ATGAAGACATATGATGCTGTCATCATCGGCGGCGGCCACAACGGCCTTGTCACCGCCGGCTATCTGCAGCGGGCGGGGCTGGAGGTCTGCGTGGTGGAAAAGAACGGCTGGGTTGGCGGCGCCGCCACCAGCCGCGAGCTTTCCAAGGGCGTCTACTATTCGAACTGTTCCTATGTCTGTTCGCTGTTCCGGCCTGAGATCATGCGCGATCTCGAACTGCCGAAGCATGGCCTGCAGATCGTCGCCTATGAGGGCGGCGCCGTGCTCGACCGCGATGGCGGCTATCTCGCGAGCTATCGCGACCACGACCAGCATCGCCGCGAATTCGCCCGCTATTCGGCCCGCGATGCCGAGGCCTATGAACGCTATGCCCGCGACGTGACGCGCCAGTGCCGGTTCATCCAGCCGCTCCTGATGCGCACCGCGCCCGATCCTTTCTCCTTCAAGCCACGCGATATCGGCGAACTGATGTTCCTCGCCAGGAAGATGGGCGAGTTCAGCCCCGAACAGATGGCCCAGACGCTGCGCTTCTGGACCATGTCGATCTCGGACTTCCTCGACGAGTATTTCGAGACCGATATCATCAAGGCCTATCTGGCGATCTCCGGCATTATCGGCACCGCGCTCGGGCCGATGTCACCGGGTACGGCTTATGTGCTGCTGCATCACTATATGGGCGAGGTCGATGGCTCGGTCGGCGCATGGGGCTATGCGCGAGGCGGCATGGGCGCGGTGACGCGTTCGCTCGCTTCGAGCTTCCAGGCTGCCGGTGGCACGATCAAAACAGATGCCGAAGTCTCCAAGGTCATCGTCAAGAACGGCCGTGCCGCGGGCGTGGCACTTGCCTCGGGCGAGGAGGTGCTGGGCAAGCTGACGATTTCCAATGCGGACGTGAAGCGCACTTTCCTCAAGCTGGTCGATGAGAAGGACTTGCCGGAAAAATTCGTCCACCGCGTCAAGCATTTCAAGATGCGCGGCTCGTCAGGCAAGGTGAATATCGCGCTCGACGGCATGCCGGAATTCCCGGCCCTGCCCAAGGGGTCGACCTGCGTCAAGGGCGACCTGCATTTCACCGATTCCGTCGAGCGTATAGAGCGCGCCTATGACGACTGGAAGGCCGGGCGCTGGTCGGACGATCCTTTCCTCGATGCGATGATCCCAACCACGCTCGACCCAACCATGGCCGAACCGGGCAAGCATTTCATGAGCTGCTTCGTGCAATATTGCCCGCCGAAGGTGGAGGGCAAGGACTGGACCGATGCTGACCGCGATGCCTTTGCCGAGACCGTGGTCAGTCAGATCGCCGACTATTCGCCGGGCTTCCGCGACCGGATCCTGCACATGGAAGTGCGCACGCCGCGCGAACTGGAGGCCGAGGTCGGCCTGACCGAAGGCAATATCTTCCAGGGCGAACTGACATTCGATCAGCTGCTGTTCAATCGCCCGGTGCCGGGCTACGCGCAATATCGCAGCCCGATCGACGGGCTTTATATGTGCGGGTCCTCGACCCATCCCGGAGGTGGCGTGATGGGCGCCCCCGGCCGCAACGCCGCAGCAGAAGTGCTGCGCGACCTCAAGAAATCCCGTGATCATATGAGCCCCGCCCATGACATCCTTTGA
- a CDS encoding class I SAM-dependent methyltransferase encodes MMTEAEPEYDDIHMRFLELLWGDGYLSPGGPAEVDRVLDRFGIRGKDVLDIGCGSGGITLHIAKRFEPRTITGFDVEKPVITEATRRAREAGLSDRVFFVQAAPGRLPFEDASFDVVFSKDAMVHIPDKEAIFADILRVLRPGGLFAASDWLIGHDDEPSQDMKDYIKAEGLSFGMGSPKRYKDAMTKAGFTDVRTESRNAWYREEARRELNRLQGELYEQAVALTSKAFVEKNLRTWRAMQKVLDSGEHCPTHLSATKPRA; translated from the coding sequence ATGATGACCGAAGCCGAGCCGGAATATGACGACATCCACATGCGCTTCCTGGAACTCCTCTGGGGCGACGGCTACCTGTCGCCGGGCGGCCCGGCGGAGGTCGATCGGGTGCTGGATCGATTCGGGATCAGGGGCAAGGATGTACTCGATATCGGCTGCGGCTCGGGTGGCATCACGCTGCATATTGCCAAGCGATTCGAGCCCCGCACCATCACCGGCTTCGATGTCGAAAAACCCGTCATCACGGAAGCGACACGCCGCGCACGGGAAGCTGGACTGAGCGACCGAGTCTTCTTCGTCCAGGCAGCGCCCGGCCGCCTGCCCTTCGAGGATGCGAGCTTCGACGTGGTCTTCTCCAAGGATGCCATGGTCCATATTCCCGACAAGGAAGCGATCTTCGCCGACATCCTCCGCGTGCTCAGGCCCGGCGGCCTGTTCGCTGCCTCGGACTGGCTGATCGGCCACGACGACGAGCCGTCGCAGGACATGAAGGACTATATCAAGGCCGAGGGCTTGTCCTTCGGCATGGGCTCGCCGAAGCGCTACAAGGACGCAATGACCAAGGCGGGCTTCACCGATGTCCGCACCGAGAGCCGCAACGCCTGGTATCGCGAGGAGGCGCGCCGCGAGTTGAATCGCCTGCAGGGCGAACTATATGAGCAGGCAGTCGCGCTGACGAGCAAGGCCTTCGTGGAGAAGAACCTCCGCACATGGCGAGCCATGCAAAAGGTTCTTGACAGCGGCGAGCATTGCCCTACGCATCTGAGTGCAACCAAACCACGCGCCTGA
- the betI gene encoding transcriptional regulator BetI, translating into MNIVPVMEGERKSRKASKETRQQQLIEATIESLAKRGYSDTTLANVADGAGLSRGIVNFHFESKEKLLVATLQYMADEYASHWSSALEKANDSAAGKIWALVNADFDRRICTKRKLAAWCAFWGEAKSRPTYQALCGASDLNYQKTFTDLCAELKSEGGYAYDPEPMALGICAMMEGLWFRLMMNDGLTREKALAAAIEYVAAVFPRHISADGVK; encoded by the coding sequence ATGAACATCGTGCCGGTCATGGAAGGCGAGAGGAAGAGCCGCAAGGCCTCCAAGGAAACGCGCCAGCAGCAGCTTATCGAGGCGACGATCGAATCGCTCGCCAAGCGTGGATATTCCGATACGACGCTAGCCAATGTCGCCGATGGAGCCGGCCTGTCGCGCGGCATCGTCAATTTCCATTTCGAAAGCAAGGAAAAGCTGCTCGTCGCCACGCTGCAATACATGGCGGACGAATATGCCAGCCACTGGAGCTCGGCGCTCGAAAAGGCCAACGACAGCGCCGCCGGCAAGATCTGGGCCTTGGTCAACGCCGATTTCGACCGCCGCATCTGCACAAAGCGCAAGCTCGCCGCCTGGTGCGCCTTCTGGGGCGAAGCCAAGTCGCGCCCAACGTATCAGGCGCTCTGCGGCGCCAGCGACCTCAACTACCAGAAGACGTTCACCGACCTCTGCGCCGAGCTGAAGTCGGAAGGCGGCTATGCCTATGACCCCGAGCCGATGGCACTCGGCATCTGCGCGATGATGGAAGGCCTGTGGTTCCGGCTGATGATGAACGACGGACTGACGCGCGAAAAGGCGCTTGCCGCGGCGATCGAGTATGTCGCCGCCGTATTCCCCAGGCATATTTCCGCCGATGGCGTGAAATAA
- a CDS encoding acetate/propionate family kinase, which yields MIETLLVLDTGSSVLKFQVFASDNLTVLMRGKVSGIGTRAALEASVEGSDEVIKDILASSGHDAALLAVLNLIDRHDDGWKIMAVVHRVVHGGQQFVEPVIVTPAILSKLEALIPLAPLHQPYNLAGIEASHELAVHAADIACFDTAFHAQQDPLFTTFAIEAELRDKGVRKYGSHGISYEWISSVLAKDHPRLASGRVVAAHLGNGASLCAIRDGRSVDTTMGMTALDGLPMGTRSGAIDPGAVTFMLRELGMGAIDVEDMLYERSGLKGLSGISGDVETLLASSDPRAAFALDYFALKVAQYAAMMATSMGGIDALVFTGGIGENAAPVREAIIKRLAFLGGFKTIVIPSNEELMMALHARELLRSRS from the coding sequence ATGATCGAAACGCTGCTTGTCCTCGACACCGGATCATCGGTCCTGAAGTTCCAGGTCTTCGCCAGCGACAATCTCACGGTGCTGATGCGCGGCAAGGTGAGCGGAATAGGCACGCGGGCTGCGCTCGAGGCAAGCGTGGAAGGCTCCGACGAGGTTATCAAGGACATCCTCGCTTCAAGCGGCCATGATGCAGCGTTGCTGGCCGTTCTCAACCTCATCGACAGGCATGACGACGGCTGGAAGATCATGGCAGTCGTCCATCGTGTCGTCCATGGAGGGCAGCAGTTCGTCGAGCCGGTGATCGTCACGCCAGCCATCCTGTCGAAGCTCGAAGCATTGATTCCATTGGCGCCCCTGCACCAGCCCTACAATCTGGCTGGTATCGAGGCTTCGCACGAGCTTGCCGTCCATGCGGCTGATATCGCCTGCTTCGATACCGCATTCCACGCGCAGCAGGACCCGCTTTTTACGACGTTCGCCATAGAGGCCGAGCTTCGTGACAAGGGCGTCCGGAAATATGGCTCCCACGGGATATCCTATGAATGGATATCCAGCGTGCTCGCCAAGGATCATCCGCGTCTCGCGTCTGGCCGGGTGGTCGCCGCTCATCTCGGCAATGGCGCCAGCCTCTGCGCGATCAGGGACGGCAGGAGCGTGGACACGACCATGGGTATGACGGCGCTCGACGGCCTGCCGATGGGCACCCGCAGCGGCGCCATCGATCCCGGCGCGGTCACCTTCATGCTCCGCGAACTCGGCATGGGCGCGATCGACGTCGAGGATATGCTCTACGAACGCTCCGGCCTCAAGGGCCTCTCCGGCATTTCAGGCGATGTCGAGACTCTGCTTGCCAGCAGCGATCCCCGCGCCGCTTTCGCACTTGATTATTTCGCGCTGAAGGTGGCGCAGTATGCGGCGATGATGGCCACCTCCATGGGCGGCATCGACGCCTTGGTCTTCACCGGCGGCATCGGCGAAAACGCCGCGCCGGTGCGTGAGGCGATCATCAAGCGCCTCGCCTTCCTCGGCGGATTTAAGACCATCGTCATCCCCTCAAATGAGGAGCTGATGATGGCACTGCATGCGCGCGAATTGCTGCGCAGCCGCAGCTAG
- a CDS encoding DUF917 domain-containing protein, producing MKILRTVYAEDMEDIAIGGAIMGTGGGGDPYVGKLMAQQAIRKHGPVKIIDIEELSDDALVVPVCMMGAPTVMTEKLPQGDELMTAFRQLEQLLGRKIDAVLCGEAGGVNSTTPFVVAAASGLPLVDGDGMGRAYPELQMVTFTMHGVSATPMVLCDDKGNSIVLETVSNAWTERLARAATVEMGGSALLAFYPMDGKTAKKAVVRGTLTLCANLGLTLREARAAHLEPVDAIVEMLGAKVIFHGRVKDIDRRTIGGFARGSAWFDGVEDWRGHTFKLDFQNEFLMAERDGEVLVTTPELITLLEADSGNPVTADSLKYGLRLVALAFPCNPQWRTPEGIALVGPRYFGYDVDYKPFDFA from the coding sequence ATGAAAATCCTGCGTACGGTCTATGCCGAGGACATGGAAGACATCGCCATCGGCGGCGCGATCATGGGCACCGGCGGCGGCGGAGATCCCTATGTCGGCAAGCTGATGGCCCAGCAGGCGATCCGCAAGCACGGGCCGGTCAAGATCATCGATATCGAGGAATTGTCCGACGACGCGCTCGTCGTGCCCGTCTGCATGATGGGCGCGCCGACCGTGATGACGGAGAAGCTGCCGCAGGGCGACGAACTGATGACCGCGTTTCGTCAACTAGAACAGCTGCTTGGCCGCAAGATCGACGCCGTGCTGTGCGGCGAGGCGGGGGGTGTCAATTCCACGACGCCCTTCGTGGTGGCGGCCGCCAGCGGCCTGCCGCTGGTCGATGGCGATGGCATGGGCCGCGCCTATCCCGAGCTGCAGATGGTGACCTTCACCATGCACGGCGTGTCGGCGACCCCGATGGTGCTTTGCGACGACAAGGGCAATTCGATCGTACTGGAGACGGTGAGCAATGCCTGGACCGAGCGGCTGGCGCGCGCGGCGACCGTGGAGATGGGCGGCTCGGCGCTGCTCGCCTTCTATCCAATGGATGGCAAGACCGCCAAGAAAGCGGTGGTGCGCGGCACGCTGACGCTCTGCGCCAATCTCGGCCTCACTCTACGCGAAGCGCGCGCTGCGCATCTCGAACCGGTCGATGCGATCGTCGAGATGCTGGGCGCAAAGGTGATCTTCCACGGCCGCGTCAAGGATATCGACCGGCGCACGATCGGCGGTTTCGCGCGCGGCAGCGCCTGGTTCGACGGCGTCGAGGACTGGCGTGGCCACACGTTCAAGCTCGATTTCCAGAACGAATTCCTGATGGCGGAGCGCGATGGCGAAGTGCTGGTCACCACGCCTGAGCTGATCACGCTACTGGAAGCCGACAGTGGCAATCCGGTAACGGCGGATTCGCTGAAATACGGCCTGCGGCTTGTCGCACTTGCATTCCCCTGCAATCCGCAATGGCGTACGCCCGAGGGCATTGCGCTCGTCGGGCCGCGCTATTTCGGCTACGATGTGGATTACAAGCCGTTCGATTTCGCCTAG